The following are encoded together in the Bombus affinis isolate iyBomAffi1 chromosome 6, iyBomAffi1.2, whole genome shotgun sequence genome:
- the LOC126917540 gene encoding exocyst complex component 2: MGPPPVVTGVSPKEGPPGTRVIVRGEFLGNKAQDLIGLTICGCDCFLSAEWKSSNKIIARSGPCKGRGDIIVTTRSGGPGTSTVQFRGYHETIGPMKESAVWVEEAPMQSFVWGRRTLSPTNYQQEDPLGLSVEGNDKKFPEDELMELFGEGSGDLTSEKFHPGWFLLQHHHATTFEDLRAGLAFLKRKVNSQKEGQLSFLKANVGSVMEQLDTITLLKEQFETDIKTYGSDPTEKLEKAIKQSMSEANKLFDDVLARRDRADATRNALSVMQRYKFLFCMPINIEKNIKRGNYDLVINDYTRVKNLFKNTEVEVFKKVLNEIDNRIVMLKAHLRNKLEEMPFSLEEHKKIIRNLVNLEAEGDPAWDAIVSHSNYLKKSITNCIQEHLEVDNSNGEDWNKAKSIQNSKQSKSNKNDGTNIPPEISCIETICDIIVEQLPDLWRLGQSYFTGQLHVAVDAEKQTPFKNLVLSSMEHAMEGLKDTCGDDLDAVWLLHILRRIRQMYASLIHLDLPNEALDIFGKFILNLRLECFHTLFKQTKANIATLYKKETWQIEYLNEDGGVTKVPYLFEEMVIEVAKRARDTVVACGPREEPLFANPAHHLLYYHSIQALFTTFTRYCLQRLAFSGCEAALDVDESSVSQLVGSPSGYKSKNNKQQGPTWEQYLLISLSNIRYTLNTILPRIRDALKDQGYPSLSDADGWGSDWTQLGTLDAAVLDAYLERRCDPLVGTIEPSMYLGGLEWDFETEPTHVRPYAQEILANLIAVHAEVRRVAPALLYRVLSHIVETVAEELARLMSCVTQFGPAGIVQARTDITLLRSALQSYSTPRAKDFFEEALVAIPKPVQKDDYARIDMLFVKVKTSMHLQLSCLAYDATNNTPTLIADPNRVTTV; the protein is encoded by the exons atgggTCCACCGCCAGTGGTAACAGGAGTATCTCCTAAGGAAGGACCTCCAGGTACCCGCGTGATTGTTCGCGGTGAATTTCTGGGTAACAAAGCTCAAGATCTCATAG GTCTAACAATATGCGGATGTGATTGCTTCTTATCAGCAGAATGGAAATCTTCAAATAAGATCATTGCCAGATCAGGACCTTGTAAAGGTCGGGGTGATATTATAGTAACTACACGCAGTGGAGGACCAGGAACATCAACCGTACAATTCCGTGGTTATCATGAAACGATAGGTCCTATGAAAGAATCTGCAGTATGGGTGGAGGAAGCTCCTATGCAGAGTTTTGTCTGGGGGAGAAGGACACTCTCTCCAACGAATTATCAACAAGAAGACCCTTTAGGTTTAAGCGTAGAAGGCAATGA TAAGAAGTTCCCTGAAGATGAATTAATGGAACTTTTTGGGGAAGGTAGTGGAGATCTTACTAGTGAAAAATTTCACCCTGGTTGGTTCTTATTGCAACATCACCATGCTACTACTTTTGAAGATTTAAGGGCTGGATTGGCTTTTCTCAAAAGAAAAGTGAATTCCCAAAAAGAGGGTCAACTATCATTTTTAAAG GCTAATGTAGGGTCTGTAATGGAACAATTAGATACAataacattattaaaagaacaaTTTGAAACAGATATAAAAACATATGGCAGTGATCCCACTGAAAAGTTAGAAAAAGCTATTAAACAGTCCATGTCAGAGGCTAATAAATTATTTGACGATGTGTTAGCACGAAGAGACAGAGCAGATGCAACGAGAAATGCATTGTCTGTAATGCAGAGATATAAGTTCCTTTTTTGTATGCCAATTAATATAGAAAAGAACATAAAACGGGGCAATTATGATCTTGTTATTAACGATTACACGAgagtaaaaaatttatttaaaaatacagaaGTCGAAGTTTTTAAAAAAGTACTGAATGAAATCGATAACAGAATTGTCATGTTAAAAGCACATTTAAGAAATAAACTTGAAGAAATGCCCTTCAGTCTGGAGGAACATaagaaaataattagaaatctTGTTAATTTGGAAGCTGAAGGAGATCCAGCTTGGGATGCTATAG TTTCACATTCGAATTACTTGAAGAAAAGTATTACCAATTGTATACAAGAACATTTGGAAGTGGATAATTCAAATGGAGAGGATTGGAACAAAGCAAAGTCAATACAGAACAGTAAACAATCAAAATCAAACAAAAATGATGGGACTAATATTCCCCCAGAAATATCATGTATTGAAACAATTTGTGATATAATTGTCGAGCAACTACCAGACTTATGGAGATTGGGTCAGAGCTACTTTACAGGACAGTTACATGTTGCAGTGGATGCAGAAAAACAGACACCTTTCAAG AACCTAGTACTGTCAAGCATGGAGCATGCGATGGAAGGTTTGAAAGATACATGTGGCGATGATTTGGATGCTGTATGGCTTTTACATATCTTGCGTAGGATTAGACAAATGTACGCTTCATTAATTCATTTGGATTTACCAAACGAGGCATTAGATATTTTCGGAAAATTTATACTTAACTTGAG gCTGGAGTGTTTTCATACACTATTTAAACAAACGAAAGCAAACATAGCAACATTATACAAAAAAGAAACTTggcaaattgaatatttaaatgaagATGGTGGCGTTACGAAAGTG CCATATCTGTTTGAAGAAATGGTTATAGAAGTCGCAAAGCGGGCGCGCGATACAGTAGTTGCTTGTGGCCCTCGAGAAGAACCTTTATTTGCTAATCCTGCTCATCATCTTCTATACTATCATTCTATCCAGGCACTGTTTACAACATTCACACGATATTGCCTACAGCGATTGGCATTCAGTGGCTGCGAGGCAGCTCTAGATGTTGACGAATCGTCTGTATCTCAATTAGTTGGTTCTCCTTCTGGCTATAAGAGCAAGAATAACAAGCAACAAGGTCCA ACGTGGGAACAATACCTCTTAATCTCATTAAGTAATATTCGTTATACACTGAACACCATCCTACCAAGAATTCGAGACGCATTGAAGGATCAGGGTTATCCGAGTTTGTCAGATGCGGATGGATGGGGTTCCGATTGGACGCAACTGGGTACACTGGACGCGGCTGTACTGGATGCATATTTGGAACGTCGTTGTGACCCATTAGTTGGCACAATTGAACCAAGTATGTATCTGGGTGGATTAGAATGGGATTTTGAGACTGAACCTACTCACGTGAGACCGTATGCGCAAGAAATCTTAGCAAATTTAATTGCAGTTCACGCAGAG GTGCGCCGTGTCGCACCAGCTTTACTATATCGAGTACTCTCTCACATAGTTGAGACAGTAGCGGAAGAACTTGCAAGACTCATGTCGTGTGTTACTCAATTCGGACCGGCCGGAATTGTGCAAGCACGTACAGATATTACACTCCTGCGGAGTGCCTTACAGTCTTACAGTACACCGAGAGCAAA AGATTTCTTTGAAGAAGCACT